One genomic window of Sciurus carolinensis unplaced genomic scaffold, mSciCar1.2, whole genome shotgun sequence includes the following:
- the LOC124975779 gene encoding transmembrane and coiled-coil domains protein 1 isoform X1 encodes MEPSGSEQLYEDPDPGGKSQDAEARKQTESEQKLSKMTHNALENINVIGQGLKHLFQHQRRRSSVSPHDVQQIQTDPEPEMDLESQNACAEIDGVPTHPTALNRVLQQIRVPPKMKRGTSLHSRRGKPEAPKGSPQINRKSGQEMTAVIQSGRPRSSSTTDAPTSSAMMEIACAAAACLPGEEATVERIERLEVSSLAQTSSAVASSTDGSIHTDSVDGIPDPQRTKAAIAHLQQKILKLTEQIKIAQTARDDNVAEYLKLANSADKQQAARIKQVFEKKNQKSAQTILQLQKKLEHYHRKLREVEQNGIPRQPKDVFRDMHQGLKDVGAKVTGFSEGVVDSVKGGFSSFSQATHSAAGAVVSKPREIASLIRNKFGSADNIPNLKDSLEEGQVDDGGKALGVISNFQSSPKYGSEEDCSSATSGSVGANSTTGGIAVGASSSKTNTLDMQSSGFDALLHEIQEIRETQARLEESFETLKEHYQRDYSLIMQTLQEERYRCERLEEQLNDLTELHQNEILNLKQELASMEEKIAYQSYERARDIQEALEACQTRISKMELQQQQQQVVQLEGLENATARNLLGKLINILLAVMAVLLVFVSTVANCVVPLMKTRNRTFSTLFLVVFVAFLWKHWDALVSHAERFFSSPR; translated from the coding sequence ATGGAGCCCTCGGGCAGTGAACAGTTATATGAGGACCCTGATCCCGGAGGCAAATCCCAAGATGCAGAGGCCAGAAAGCAGACAGAATCAGAACAAAAGTTATCTAAAATGACCCACAATGCTTTGGAGAACATTAATGTGATTGGCCAAGGCTTGAAGCATCTCTTCCAGCACCAGCGCAGGAGGTCATCCGTGTCTCCACATGATGTGCAGCAGATTCAGACAGATCCAGAACCTGAAATGGATCTGGAAAGCCAGAACGCATGTGCTGAGATTGATGgtgtccccacccaccccacagcTCTGAATCGTGTTCTGCAGCAGATCCGTGTGCCACCCAAGATGAAGAGAGGGACGAGCTTGCATAGTAGGCGGGGCAAGCCAGAGGCCCCAAAAGGAAGTCCCCAAATCAACAGGAAATCTGGCCAGGAGATGACAGCTGTCATACAGTCAGGCCGACCCAGGTCTTCATCCACGACTGATGCTCCGACCAGCTCTGCTATGATGGAGATCGCTTGTGCGGCTGCCGCGTGTCTACCAGGAGAGGAGGCGACTGTGGAGCGGATCGAGCGGTTGGAAGTAAGCAGCCTCGCCCAGACTTCCAGTGCAGTGGCCTCCAGCACTGATGGCAGCATCCACACAGACTCTGTGGACGGCATTCCAGACCCTCAGCGCACGAAGGCTGCCATTGCTCACCTACAGCAGAAGATCCTGAAGCTCACAGAACAGATCAAGATTGCACAAACAGCCCGGGACGACAACGTCGCTGAGTACTTGAAGCTTGCCAACAGTGCGGACAAGCAGCAGGCCGCCCGTATCAAGCAGGTCTTCGAGAAGAAGAATCAGAAGTCTGCCCAAACCATCCTCCAGCTACAAAAGAAGCTCGAGCACTACCATCGCAAGCTCCGAGAGGTAGAGCAGAATGGGATCCCCCGGCAGCCAAAGGATGTCTTCAGGGACATGCACCAGGGTCTGAAGGACGTGGGAGCAAAGGTGACTGGCTTCAGCGAAGGTGTGGTGGACAGTGTCAAAGGGGGATTTTCCAGCTTCTCCCAGGCCACCCACTCAGCAGCTGGAGCTGTGGTCTCAAAACCCAGAGAGATCGCATCACTGATTCGGAACAAATTTGGCAGTGCAGACAACATCCCCAACCTGAAGGACTCCTTAGAGGAAGGGCAAGTGGATGATGGGGGGAAGGCTTTGGGGGTGATTTCGAACTTCCAGTCAAGCCCAAAATATGGTAGTGAGGAAGATTGTTCTAGTGCCACTTCAGGCTCAGTGGGAGCCAACAGCACCACTGGGGGCATTGCTGTAGGAGCGTCTAGCTCCAAAACCAACACCCTAGACATGCAGAGCTCAGGATTTGATGCACTACTCCACGAGATCCAGGAGATCCGGGAAACCCAGGCCAGACTGGAGGAATCCTTTGAGACCCTCAAGGAACATTATCAGAGGGACTATTCCTTAATAATGCAGACCTTACAGGAGGAACGGTACAGATGCGAACGGTTAGAAGAACAGCTGAATGACCTAACAGAACTGCACCAGAATGAAATCTTGAACTTGAAGCAGGAACTGGCCAGCATGGAAGAGAAAATCGCATATCAGTCCTATGAACGGGCACGGGACATCCAGGAGGCTCTGGAGGCGTGCCAGACCCGCATCTCCAAGATggagctgcagcagcagcagcagcaggtggtGCAGCTGGAAGGGCTGGAGAACGCCACGGCCCGCAACCTGCTGGGCAAGCTCATCAACATCCTGCTGGCCGTCATGGCTGTCCTCCTGGTCTTTGTGTCCACGGTCGCCAACTGCGTGGTCCCCCTCATGAAGACACGCAACCGGACGTTCAGCACTTTATTCCTCGTGGTTTTCGTGGCCTTCCTCTGGAAGCACTGGGACGCCCTCGTGAGCCACGCGGAGCGGTTCTTCTCGTCCCCAAGATGA
- the LOC124975779 gene encoding transmembrane and coiled-coil domains protein 1 isoform X2, whose amino-acid sequence MKRGTSLHSRRGKPEAPKGSPQINRKSGQEMTAVIQSGRPRSSSTTDAPTSSAMMEIACAAAACLPGEEATVERIERLEVSSLAQTSSAVASSTDGSIHTDSVDGIPDPQRTKAAIAHLQQKILKLTEQIKIAQTARDDNVAEYLKLANSADKQQAARIKQVFEKKNQKSAQTILQLQKKLEHYHRKLREVEQNGIPRQPKDVFRDMHQGLKDVGAKVTGFSEGVVDSVKGGFSSFSQATHSAAGAVVSKPREIASLIRNKFGSADNIPNLKDSLEEGQVDDGGKALGVISNFQSSPKYGSEEDCSSATSGSVGANSTTGGIAVGASSSKTNTLDMQSSGFDALLHEIQEIRETQARLEESFETLKEHYQRDYSLIMQTLQEERYRCERLEEQLNDLTELHQNEILNLKQELASMEEKIAYQSYERARDIQEALEACQTRISKMELQQQQQQVVQLEGLENATARNLLGKLINILLAVMAVLLVFVSTVANCVVPLMKTRNRTFSTLFLVVFVAFLWKHWDALVSHAERFFSSPR is encoded by the coding sequence ATGAAGAGAGGGACGAGCTTGCATAGTAGGCGGGGCAAGCCAGAGGCCCCAAAAGGAAGTCCCCAAATCAACAGGAAATCTGGCCAGGAGATGACAGCTGTCATACAGTCAGGCCGACCCAGGTCTTCATCCACGACTGATGCTCCGACCAGCTCTGCTATGATGGAGATCGCTTGTGCGGCTGCCGCGTGTCTACCAGGAGAGGAGGCGACTGTGGAGCGGATCGAGCGGTTGGAAGTAAGCAGCCTCGCCCAGACTTCCAGTGCAGTGGCCTCCAGCACTGATGGCAGCATCCACACAGACTCTGTGGACGGCATTCCAGACCCTCAGCGCACGAAGGCTGCCATTGCTCACCTACAGCAGAAGATCCTGAAGCTCACAGAACAGATCAAGATTGCACAAACAGCCCGGGACGACAACGTCGCTGAGTACTTGAAGCTTGCCAACAGTGCGGACAAGCAGCAGGCCGCCCGTATCAAGCAGGTCTTCGAGAAGAAGAATCAGAAGTCTGCCCAAACCATCCTCCAGCTACAAAAGAAGCTCGAGCACTACCATCGCAAGCTCCGAGAGGTAGAGCAGAATGGGATCCCCCGGCAGCCAAAGGATGTCTTCAGGGACATGCACCAGGGTCTGAAGGACGTGGGAGCAAAGGTGACTGGCTTCAGCGAAGGTGTGGTGGACAGTGTCAAAGGGGGATTTTCCAGCTTCTCCCAGGCCACCCACTCAGCAGCTGGAGCTGTGGTCTCAAAACCCAGAGAGATCGCATCACTGATTCGGAACAAATTTGGCAGTGCAGACAACATCCCCAACCTGAAGGACTCCTTAGAGGAAGGGCAAGTGGATGATGGGGGGAAGGCTTTGGGGGTGATTTCGAACTTCCAGTCAAGCCCAAAATATGGTAGTGAGGAAGATTGTTCTAGTGCCACTTCAGGCTCAGTGGGAGCCAACAGCACCACTGGGGGCATTGCTGTAGGAGCGTCTAGCTCCAAAACCAACACCCTAGACATGCAGAGCTCAGGATTTGATGCACTACTCCACGAGATCCAGGAGATCCGGGAAACCCAGGCCAGACTGGAGGAATCCTTTGAGACCCTCAAGGAACATTATCAGAGGGACTATTCCTTAATAATGCAGACCTTACAGGAGGAACGGTACAGATGCGAACGGTTAGAAGAACAGCTGAATGACCTAACAGAACTGCACCAGAATGAAATCTTGAACTTGAAGCAGGAACTGGCCAGCATGGAAGAGAAAATCGCATATCAGTCCTATGAACGGGCACGGGACATCCAGGAGGCTCTGGAGGCGTGCCAGACCCGCATCTCCAAGATggagctgcagcagcagcagcagcaggtggtGCAGCTGGAAGGGCTGGAGAACGCCACGGCCCGCAACCTGCTGGGCAAGCTCATCAACATCCTGCTGGCCGTCATGGCTGTCCTCCTGGTCTTTGTGTCCACGGTCGCCAACTGCGTGGTCCCCCTCATGAAGACACGCAACCGGACGTTCAGCACTTTATTCCTCGTGGTTTTCGTGGCCTTCCTCTGGAAGCACTGGGACGCCCTCGTGAGCCACGCGGAGCGGTTCTTCTCGTCCCCAAGATGA